A region from the Alnus glutinosa chromosome 5, dhAlnGlut1.1, whole genome shotgun sequence genome encodes:
- the LOC133867617 gene encoding putative F-box/LRR-repeat protein 23, giving the protein MSDTPCTENLAMDPPPDEFRNWLALPRDVTASILMRLDAFEILTSAQMVCSQWHNLCKDPSMWRAVHIPSPKTLRELWKLPYDLEEMCRHAVDRSCGQLVDINVGNFGTDELLRHIADSSSQLKRIRLVRCNNISDEALSEVAAKLPLLEELDIAYCSLSKEALKAVGRCCPHLKSLKFNKRGRYYEIYEYMSCQDDQLKHDEVALAIAENMSELRHLQLFGNTLTNNGVQAILDGCPHLESLDLRQCFNTISLTEDVSRRCAEQITDLRLVFDSTYDYEFDDSYDFVPDYNSLTDW; this is encoded by the exons ATGTCTGATACCCCTTGCACAGAAAATCTCGCGATGGACCCTCCTCCTGACGAATTCCGCAACTGGCTGGCTCTGCCCAGGGACGTTACGGCTTCGATCCTGATGAGACTGGATGCATTCGAGATTCTGACGAGCGCGCAGATGGTGTGCTCGCAGTGGCACAACCTCTGCAAAGACCCGTCGATGTGGCGCGCCGTCCACATACCCAGCCCCAAAACCCTCCGGGAGTTATGGAAGTTACCGTACGACCTCGAGGAGATGTGCCGCCACGCCGTCGATCGCAGCTGCGGCCAGTTGGTCGATATTAACGTCGGGAACTTCGGCACCGACGAGCTCCTCAGGCACATCGCTGAcag TTCAAGTCAACTCAAACGCATTCGACTTGTAAGATGCAATAACATTTCAGATGAGGCATTGAGTGAAGTGGCTGCAAAACTTCCATTACTTGAGGAGCTTGACATTGCATATTGTTCATTGTCAAAAGAAGCTCTGAAAGCTGTGGGCCGGTGTTGCCCTCATTTGAAATCACTCAAATTCAACAAGCGGGGGCGTTATTATGAGATTTATGAGTACATGAGTTGCCAGGACGATCAGTTAAAGCATGATGAGGTTGCCCTTGCAATTGCAGAGAACATGAGTGAATTGCGCCACCTCCAGCTTTTCGGAAATACGCTGACTAACAACGGTGTGCAGGCCATTCTTGATGGTTGTCCTCATCTTGAATCACTTGACCTGCGCCAATGTTTCAATACTATCTCCCTGACAGAAGATGTGAGTAGAAGATGTGCTGAACAGATTACAGACTTGCGGCTTGTCTTTGATTCCACTTATGACTATGAATTTGATGATTCTTATGACTTCGTCCCTGACTACAACAGCCTCACAGACTGGTAA